One region of Solanum pennellii chromosome 6, SPENNV200 genomic DNA includes:
- the LOC107021281 gene encoding uncharacterized protein LOC107021281 has translation MGTTTFITTAFATRIGCHLQTSNFNLTFFPYNLSTCALVKHSSPTMSANSLQVNAYSAIDAPSEELGASSRGNIGVNDLLIVGPGVLGRLVAEKWREEYPGCQIYGQTVTTNHHDELIKMGINPCSRQTKLTYKFPYVIFCAPPSQTDDYAGDIREAALNWNGVGSFLFTSSSAPYDCFDNGAINEDGPVVPIGRSPRTDVLLKAEKVALDFDGCVVRLAGLYKADRGAHIYWLHKGSCDIRPDHILNLIHYEDAASLSVTILKKRLRGRIFLGCDNHPVSRQEVMDLVEKSGKFDKKFEGFTGTSDPLGKKLNNSKTRAELGWEPKYPSFAQFLGVSE, from the exons ATGGGCACCACTACTTTTATTACTACTGCTTTTGCTACCAGAATTGGCTGCCATCTTCAAACCTCCAACTTCAACCTCACTTTCTTCCCTTACAACCTCTCAACTTGCGCTCTCGTGAAGCATTCATCACCAACAATGTCCGCCAATTCTCTCCAAGTCAACGCTTACTCTGCCATTG ATGCTCCAAGTGAAGAATTGGGGGCTTCATCTAGGGGTAACATTGGAGTGAACGACCTGCTGATTGTTGGACCTGGTGTGCTTGGTCGTTTAGTGGCTGAAAAATGGAGAGAG GAATACCCAGGCTGTCAGATATATGGGCAGACAGTGACCACCAATCACCATGATGAACTGATTAAAATGGGAATTAATCCATGTTCCAGACAAACCAAGCTGACTTACAAGTTCCCTTATGTTATATTCTGTGCTCCTCCATCTCAGACTGATGACTACGCTGGTGATATTAG GGAGGCTGCATTAAATTGGAATGGTGTAGGTTCCTTCCTATTTACTTCAAGCTCTGCACCATATGACTGCTTTGACAATGGAGCAATAAATGAG GATGGCCCTGTAGTTCCAATTGGGAGGAGTCCTAGAACCGATGTACTTCTCAAGGCAGAGAAAGTAGCACTGGACTTTGATGGCTGTGTAGTTAGATTGGCTGGCCTTTAT AAagcagatagaggtgcacataTATACTGGTTACATAAAGGGAGCTGTGATATTCGCCCTGACCACATCCTCAATCTTATTCATTATGAG GATGCAGCTTCATTGTCAGTTACCATCTTGAAGAAGAGACTTCGTGGTCGGATCTTTTTGGGCTGTGACAACCACCCTGTATCCAG GCAGGAAGTGATGGACTTAGTCGAGAAAAGTGGCAAGTTTGATAAGAAGTTTGAGGGTTTCACAG GAACTAGTGATCCTTTAGGGAAGAAGTTAAACAACTCAAAGACTCGTGCTGAACTAGGATGGGAGCCCAAATATCCAAGCTTTGCTCAGTTCCTTGGAGTTTCAGAATAA
- the LOC107020988 gene encoding E3 ubiquitin-protein ligase MIEL1: MEGSCNERLYFGKMGYGCEHYRRRCRIRAPCCNEVFDCRHCHNEATSLLRNIYDRHELVRHDVKQVICSVCDTEQPAAHVCTNCGVNMGEYFCEVCKFYDDDTDKEQFHCDDCGICRVGGRQNFFHCKKCGSCYSVNLRNNHSCVENSMRHHCPICYEYLFDSLKDTTVMKCGHTMHTECYHEMIKRDKCCCPICSKSIIDMSRVWRRMDEEIEETIMPEDLRDKKVWILCNDCNDTTEVFFHIIGQKCRHCESYNTRMIASPVLPQ, translated from the exons ATGGAAGGCTCCTGCAATGAACGCCTTTATTTTGGCAAAATGGGTTATGG ATGCGAGCACTATAGGAGAAGATGCAGGATTAGGGCGCCTTGCTGTAATGAGGTCTTTGATTGTCGTCATTGTCACAATGAAGCAACG AGCTTGTTGCGCAATATATATGATCGGCATGAACTGGTTCGACATGATGTAAAGCAG GTCATTTGCTCAGTTTGTGATACAGAACAGCCA GCTGCTCATGTTTGTACAAATTGTGGTGTAAATATGGGAGAATACTTCTGTGAAGTGTGCAAATTCTATGACGATGAT ACAGACAAAGAGCAGTTTCATTGTGATGATTGTGGAATCTGCAG aGTCGGTGGCCGTCAGAACTTTTTTCACTGCAAGAAGTGTG GCTCTTGCTATTCAGTTAATTTACGTAATAACCACTCGTGTGTGGAGAACTCCATGCGGCATCATTGTCCCATTTGTTATGAG TATCTCTTTGATTCTCTTAAAGACACAACAGTAATGAAATGTGGTCACACAATGCACACTGAGTGCTACCACGAGATGATAAAGCGTGACAA ATGCTGCTGCCccatatgttccaaatcaatCATAGATATGTCGAGAGTTTGGAGAAGAATGGATGAGGAG ATTGAAGAAACAATCATGCCTGAAGATCTCCGAGACAAGAAG GTTTGGATTCTATGTAATGACTGTAATGATACAACCGAAGTATTCTTCCACATTATCGGGCAGAAATGCCGACACTGTGAATCATACAACACCCGCATGATTGCATCTCCAGTTCTTCCTCAATAA
- the LOC107022830 gene encoding lipase-like, which produces MEGRILLKGVIFMCLIACSTAREIKVKDQGAIYNHTLATILVEYAASVYVSDLTELFTWTCPKCNDLTKGFQILELIVDVRRCLQAFVGVAPNLNAIVIAFRGTQGTSIQNWIADLYWKQLDIEYPGMEDAMVHHGFYSAYHNTTFRPGVLSAVESAKEQYGDIPIMVTGHSMGGAMAAFCGLDLTVNYGSRNVSVMTFGQPRIGNAAFASYYSKWVPNTIWVTHEHDIVPHLPPYYYYFPQKTYHHFPREVWLHNLGFGLLSYTVEKVCDDSGEDPSCSR; this is translated from the exons ATGGAGGGAAGAATTTTGTTAAAGGGTGTTATTTTTATGTGCTTAATTGCCTGTTCAACTGCTAGAG AAATCAAAGTGAAGGATCAAGGGGCAATCTACAATCACACTCTTGCCACCATATTGGTGGAATATGCTGCATCG GTCTATGTGTCAGATTTGACTGAACTATTTACTTGGACATGCCCAAAATGTAATGATTTGACGAAG GGGTTTCAAATTTTAGAGCTCATTGTTGATGTGAGGCGATGTCTACAG GCATTTGTGGGGGTGGCTCCAAATCTTAATGCCATTGTAATTGCTTTCCGAGGCACTCAGGGAACCAG CATACAGAATTGGATAGCAGATCTATACTGGAAGCAGCTTGATATAGAATATCCTGGAATGGAAGATGCAATG GTGCATCATGGATTTTATTCTGCTTACCACAACACAACATTTCGCCCTGGAGTGCTAAGTGCTGTTGAAAGTGCAAAAGAACAGTATGGAGACATTCCCATTATGGTGACAGGACATTCAATGGGAGGGGCCATGGCTGCTTTTTGTGGATTGGATCTCACA GTAAATTATGGCTCGCGGAATGTTTCAGTTATGACATTTGGACAACCTCGAATAGGGAATGCTGCATTTGCGTCCTACTATAGCAAATGGGTGCCAAATACAATTTGGGTCacacatgaacatgatattgtCCCTCATTTGCCCCCGTACTATTACTATTTCCCTCAGAAAACTTATCATCATTTTCCTAGGGAG GTGTGGCTCCATAACCTAGGTTTTGGACTTCTTTCTTATACAGTCGAAAAGGTCTGTGATGATTCTGGGGAAGACCCTTCTTGTAGCAGGTAA